The following proteins are co-located in the Xyrauchen texanus isolate HMW12.3.18 chromosome 43, RBS_HiC_50CHRs, whole genome shotgun sequence genome:
- the LOC127635890 gene encoding SR-related and CTD-associated factor 4-like isoform X2 translates to MDAVNAFNHELFSLMDTKPPISRAKMVSITKSAIKAIKLYKHVVQIVEKFIKKCKPEYKVPGLYVVDSIVRQSRHQFGAEKDVFGPRFTKNFQGTFENLCLCPTEDRSKIVRVLNLWQKNGVFKIEVIQPLLDMTAGSSSSAGLDNSPDGASPPSPVREQESHPVVTSNSIAASVPQLQNSDAFAAVAQLIQSSQGQQPPGKPQSPAADSSRSHLHLQAQPTTAASSLTQQHIHHAPEPVEKKATFDKTLLDRFDYDDEPEAGEESKKDETPSVQPNIGFSEQTAADIPPGNQMQSFQQHMMGMSQHQQVVLPANGQMQGFGLMASQPFPGMMPQMGQPHGTFPPQNDTFNQLMAGHQHQNMAINSDASARQCTEGKRSRSRSGSRSPKRRRSRSNSRSRRMRHRRSRSRSRDRRRQSPRSRSQERRDRERERERRQKGLPPVKNNTLSVCSTTLWVGQLDKRTQQQDVACLLEEFGQIDSINMIPPRGCAYIVMIHRQDAYRALQKLSRGPYKVNQKAIKIAWALNKGIKADFKQHWDVELGVTYIPWSKVKMEDLDVFREGGMLDPDSLAPDWRGSLSELEKVEELSQNGRPAGKVEETPALVPMQPQVPPVQPMGAVSVPPPGFPGPMNIPPPSFPPGVPPPPGPFIRPGFNPMQMPPGFLPPVAMPPMGTPGPPPPTAGINIPPVGKSVEDLSSDSAGLGPRINSHGTDGFNSGNQVPHGGPPGMGMQSPPGLLGSRPGMMPLQRPPGMPPPHMQRFPMPPPRPGMPPIPPQMMPPRGPPQMMHREPPPRAFGMGMPPPPHGMRGPFPPSGPPFMRPSGPRPEGPDNHEGRSFRGERPPFGRGRDREQDWFGGRRPFGEGHGGDRSEGREQFRGWHEEPEKQGGWDREREHQDWRSPEGERDRERERGREGEERSRRLFGSKDREPGTRERSTRWDRDDRLDRLGPTSEEPNERLRDGAATTNEPNANSTKELPKAKPDAPKTSTEATAHSKASEPITEDKPAEQTHTEES, encoded by the exons TTGTTCTCCTTGATGGACACCAAGCCTCCCATCTCGAGGGCCAAGATGGTCTCCATCACCAAATCTGCTATAAAAGCCATTAAA TTATACAAACATGTTGTCCAAATTGTGGAGAAGTTTATAAAAAAG TGCAAGCCTGAGTACAAAGTCCCAGGACTTTATGTGGTGGACTCCATTGTGAGGCAGTCCCGCCATCAGTTTGGAGCAGAAAAAGATGTTTTTGGGCCACGTTTCACCAAAAACTTCCAAGGGACATTTGAGAATCTATGCTTGTGTCCCACAGAGGATCGG AGTAAGATAGTGAGAGTTTTGAACCTGTGGCAGAAGAATGGAGTGTTTAAAATCGAGGTTATCCAGCCTCTCTTGGACATGACTGCTGGATCCAGCAGTTCAGCAGGGCTAGACAACAGCCCTGATGGGG CATCTCCGCCGTCTCCTGTGAGGGAACAGGAGTCTCATCCTGTGGTGACGTCAAACTCCATTGCAGCATCTGTGCCTCAGCTTCAGAACTCGGATGCCTTTGCAGCTGTTGCTCAGCTAATTCAGTCGTCTCAAGGACAGCAG CCTCCAGGGAAACCTCAGTCTCCAGCTGCTGACAGCAGCAGGAGTCACCTCCACCTGCAGGCCCAGCCAACGACTGCTGCCTCCAGCCTCACACAGCAGCACATCCATCACGCACCAGAACCTGTTGAGAAGAAAGCCACCTTTGACAAG ACACTTTTGGACCGTTTTGACTATGATGATGAACCAGAAGCTGGAGAGGAAAGCAAGAAGGATGAAACGCCATCTGTTCAACCTAATAT AGGATTTTCTGAGCAGACCGCTGCAGATATTCCTCCAGGCAATCAGATGCAGTCCTTTCAACAACATATGATGGGCATGTCACAACACCAACAG GTTGTTCTTCCTGCAAATGGTCAGATGCAAGGGTTTGGTCTTATGGCCTCTCAGCCCTTTCCTGGTATGATGCCTCAGATGGGGCAGCCCCATGGGACTTTCCCTCCCCAGAATGACACCTTCAATCAGCTCATGGCTGGGCATCAACATCAG AACATGGCGATTAATTCAGACGCATCCGCTAGGCAGTGCACCGAAGGGAAGAGGTCAAGGTCACGCTCAGGGTCAAG atcTCCTAAAAGGAGAAGGTCTCGCTCAAATTCCCGCAGCAGACGAATGCGGCACCGGCGATCTCGCTCGCGTTCTCGAGACCGTCGTCGACAGTCACCTCGTTCTCGCTCTCAGGaaaggagagatagagagagggaacGAGAGCGAAGACAGAAAGGCCTTCCTCCGGTTAAGAATAACACACTCAGTG TGTGCAGTACAACTCTATGGGTGGGTCAGCTGGATAAGAGGACACAGCAGCAGGACGTGGCCTGTTTACTAGAGGAGTTTGGACAGATAGATTCAATTAAT atgatTCCTCCTCGTGGTTGTGCCTACATTGTCATGATCCATCGGCAGGATGCCTATCGGGCCCTCCAGAAGCTTAGCAGAGGTCCATACAAAGTCAACCAGAAAGCCATTAAG ATTGCCTGGGCTCTGAATAAGGGCATTAAGGCAGATTTTAAGCAGCACTGGGATGTGGAGTTGGGTGTTACCTACATACCATGGTCCAAAGTCAAGATGGAGGACTTAGATGTGTTCAGAGAAGGAGGGATGCTGGACCCTGATTCTCTTGCACCAG ACTGGAGAGGCTCTCTGAGTGAACTGGAGAAGGTTGAAGAGTTGTCTCAGAATGGCAGGCCTGCGGGAAAGGTGGAGGAGACTCCAGCGCTAGTTCCTATGCAG CCTCAAGTTCCTCCTGTCCAGCCAATGGGAGCTGTCAGTGTTCCACCACCAGGATTCCCAGGACCTATGAATATCCCACCCCCCTCATTCCCACCTGGGGTTCCTCCACCCCCGGGGCCCTTTATACGGCCCGGCTTTAACCCCATGCAGATGCCACCAG GATTTCTCCCCCCGGTTGCCATGCCTCCTATGGGCACTCCTGGGCCTCCCCCACCCACAGCAGGAATCAACATTCCACCAG TTGGCAAATCAGTTGAAGACCTGTCGAGTGATTCAGCAGGTTTGGGTCCAAGAATCAATAGTCATGGAACAGATGGCTTCAACTCAG GAAACCAAGTGCCTCATGGAGGTCCACCAGGGATGGGTATGCAATCTCCACCAGGTCTTCTAGGTTCACGGCCAGGAATGATGCCTCTACAGCGGCCCCCGGGGATGCCACCTCCACACATGCAGCGTTTCCCCATGCCGCCTCCTCGCCCTGGCATGCCACCTATCCCTCCACAGATGATGCCACCCAGGGGCCCACCTCAGATGATGCACCGCGAGCCTCCACCCAGAGCCTTCGGCATGGGCATGCCACCCCCTCCTCATGGCATGAGGGGCCCCTTCCCTCCTTCTGGACCTCCCTTTATGAGACCCAGCGGCCCGAGACCTGAAGGACCAGATAATCACGAGGGAAGATCGTTCAGGGGTGAGCGCCCGCCCTTCGGGAGGGGCAGAGATCGAGAGCAGGACTGGTTCGGAGGGCGCCGTCCTTTTGGTGAAGGTCATGGCGGGGATAGGTCAGAAGGTCGCGAGCAATTCAGGGGCTGGCATGAGGAGCCGGAAAAGCAAGGGgggtgggacagagagagagaacatcaGGATTGGAGGAGTCCGGAAGGAGAGCGGGATCGAGAAAGAGAGCGAGGAAGGGAAGGTGAAGAACGTAGTAGGCGTTTGTTTGGGAGCAAAGACAGAGAGCCGGGGACTCGAGAGAGAAGCACACGCTGGGACAGGGACGATAGACTCGATCGATTGGGTCCCACCAGCGAAGAGCCCAATGAGAGGCTTCGAGACGGTGCAGCAACAACCAACGAACCCAATGCAAACTCAACTAAAGAACTTCCTAAAGCCAAGCCGGATGCTCCGAAAACTTCCACTGAAGCCACAGCACACTCTAAAGCCTCAGAACCGATAACAGAGGACAAACCTGCCGAACAGACGCATACAGAAGAGTCATAG
- the LOC127635890 gene encoding SR-related and CTD-associated factor 4-like isoform X1: MDAVNAFNHELFSLMDTKPPISRAKMVSITKSAIKAIKLYKHVVQIVEKFIKKCKPEYKVPGLYVVDSIVRQSRHQFGAEKDVFGPRFTKNFQGTFENLCLCPTEDRSKIVRVLNLWQKNGVFKIEVIQPLLDMTAGSSSSAGLDNSPDGASPPSPVREQESHPVVTSNSIAASVPQLQNSDAFAAVAQLIQSSQGQQLQQILQNFQPPGKPQSPAADSSRSHLHLQAQPTTAASSLTQQHIHHAPEPVEKKATFDKTLLDRFDYDDEPEAGEESKKDETPSVQPNIGFSEQTAADIPPGNQMQSFQQHMMGMSQHQQVVLPANGQMQGFGLMASQPFPGMMPQMGQPHGTFPPQNDTFNQLMAGHQHQNMAINSDASARQCTEGKRSRSRSGSRSPKRRRSRSNSRSRRMRHRRSRSRSRDRRRQSPRSRSQERRDRERERERRQKGLPPVKNNTLSVCSTTLWVGQLDKRTQQQDVACLLEEFGQIDSINMIPPRGCAYIVMIHRQDAYRALQKLSRGPYKVNQKAIKIAWALNKGIKADFKQHWDVELGVTYIPWSKVKMEDLDVFREGGMLDPDSLAPDWRGSLSELEKVEELSQNGRPAGKVEETPALVPMQPQVPPVQPMGAVSVPPPGFPGPMNIPPPSFPPGVPPPPGPFIRPGFNPMQMPPGFLPPVAMPPMGTPGPPPPTAGINIPPVGKSVEDLSSDSAGLGPRINSHGTDGFNSGNQVPHGGPPGMGMQSPPGLLGSRPGMMPLQRPPGMPPPHMQRFPMPPPRPGMPPIPPQMMPPRGPPQMMHREPPPRAFGMGMPPPPHGMRGPFPPSGPPFMRPSGPRPEGPDNHEGRSFRGERPPFGRGRDREQDWFGGRRPFGEGHGGDRSEGREQFRGWHEEPEKQGGWDREREHQDWRSPEGERDRERERGREGEERSRRLFGSKDREPGTRERSTRWDRDDRLDRLGPTSEEPNERLRDGAATTNEPNANSTKELPKAKPDAPKTSTEATAHSKASEPITEDKPAEQTHTEES, from the exons TTGTTCTCCTTGATGGACACCAAGCCTCCCATCTCGAGGGCCAAGATGGTCTCCATCACCAAATCTGCTATAAAAGCCATTAAA TTATACAAACATGTTGTCCAAATTGTGGAGAAGTTTATAAAAAAG TGCAAGCCTGAGTACAAAGTCCCAGGACTTTATGTGGTGGACTCCATTGTGAGGCAGTCCCGCCATCAGTTTGGAGCAGAAAAAGATGTTTTTGGGCCACGTTTCACCAAAAACTTCCAAGGGACATTTGAGAATCTATGCTTGTGTCCCACAGAGGATCGG AGTAAGATAGTGAGAGTTTTGAACCTGTGGCAGAAGAATGGAGTGTTTAAAATCGAGGTTATCCAGCCTCTCTTGGACATGACTGCTGGATCCAGCAGTTCAGCAGGGCTAGACAACAGCCCTGATGGGG CATCTCCGCCGTCTCCTGTGAGGGAACAGGAGTCTCATCCTGTGGTGACGTCAAACTCCATTGCAGCATCTGTGCCTCAGCTTCAGAACTCGGATGCCTTTGCAGCTGTTGCTCAGCTAATTCAGTCGTCTCAAGGACAGCAG CTTCAGCAAATACTGCAGAACTTTCAGCCTCCAGGGAAACCTCAGTCTCCAGCTGCTGACAGCAGCAGGAGTCACCTCCACCTGCAGGCCCAGCCAACGACTGCTGCCTCCAGCCTCACACAGCAGCACATCCATCACGCACCAGAACCTGTTGAGAAGAAAGCCACCTTTGACAAG ACACTTTTGGACCGTTTTGACTATGATGATGAACCAGAAGCTGGAGAGGAAAGCAAGAAGGATGAAACGCCATCTGTTCAACCTAATAT AGGATTTTCTGAGCAGACCGCTGCAGATATTCCTCCAGGCAATCAGATGCAGTCCTTTCAACAACATATGATGGGCATGTCACAACACCAACAG GTTGTTCTTCCTGCAAATGGTCAGATGCAAGGGTTTGGTCTTATGGCCTCTCAGCCCTTTCCTGGTATGATGCCTCAGATGGGGCAGCCCCATGGGACTTTCCCTCCCCAGAATGACACCTTCAATCAGCTCATGGCTGGGCATCAACATCAG AACATGGCGATTAATTCAGACGCATCCGCTAGGCAGTGCACCGAAGGGAAGAGGTCAAGGTCACGCTCAGGGTCAAG atcTCCTAAAAGGAGAAGGTCTCGCTCAAATTCCCGCAGCAGACGAATGCGGCACCGGCGATCTCGCTCGCGTTCTCGAGACCGTCGTCGACAGTCACCTCGTTCTCGCTCTCAGGaaaggagagatagagagagggaacGAGAGCGAAGACAGAAAGGCCTTCCTCCGGTTAAGAATAACACACTCAGTG TGTGCAGTACAACTCTATGGGTGGGTCAGCTGGATAAGAGGACACAGCAGCAGGACGTGGCCTGTTTACTAGAGGAGTTTGGACAGATAGATTCAATTAAT atgatTCCTCCTCGTGGTTGTGCCTACATTGTCATGATCCATCGGCAGGATGCCTATCGGGCCCTCCAGAAGCTTAGCAGAGGTCCATACAAAGTCAACCAGAAAGCCATTAAG ATTGCCTGGGCTCTGAATAAGGGCATTAAGGCAGATTTTAAGCAGCACTGGGATGTGGAGTTGGGTGTTACCTACATACCATGGTCCAAAGTCAAGATGGAGGACTTAGATGTGTTCAGAGAAGGAGGGATGCTGGACCCTGATTCTCTTGCACCAG ACTGGAGAGGCTCTCTGAGTGAACTGGAGAAGGTTGAAGAGTTGTCTCAGAATGGCAGGCCTGCGGGAAAGGTGGAGGAGACTCCAGCGCTAGTTCCTATGCAG CCTCAAGTTCCTCCTGTCCAGCCAATGGGAGCTGTCAGTGTTCCACCACCAGGATTCCCAGGACCTATGAATATCCCACCCCCCTCATTCCCACCTGGGGTTCCTCCACCCCCGGGGCCCTTTATACGGCCCGGCTTTAACCCCATGCAGATGCCACCAG GATTTCTCCCCCCGGTTGCCATGCCTCCTATGGGCACTCCTGGGCCTCCCCCACCCACAGCAGGAATCAACATTCCACCAG TTGGCAAATCAGTTGAAGACCTGTCGAGTGATTCAGCAGGTTTGGGTCCAAGAATCAATAGTCATGGAACAGATGGCTTCAACTCAG GAAACCAAGTGCCTCATGGAGGTCCACCAGGGATGGGTATGCAATCTCCACCAGGTCTTCTAGGTTCACGGCCAGGAATGATGCCTCTACAGCGGCCCCCGGGGATGCCACCTCCACACATGCAGCGTTTCCCCATGCCGCCTCCTCGCCCTGGCATGCCACCTATCCCTCCACAGATGATGCCACCCAGGGGCCCACCTCAGATGATGCACCGCGAGCCTCCACCCAGAGCCTTCGGCATGGGCATGCCACCCCCTCCTCATGGCATGAGGGGCCCCTTCCCTCCTTCTGGACCTCCCTTTATGAGACCCAGCGGCCCGAGACCTGAAGGACCAGATAATCACGAGGGAAGATCGTTCAGGGGTGAGCGCCCGCCCTTCGGGAGGGGCAGAGATCGAGAGCAGGACTGGTTCGGAGGGCGCCGTCCTTTTGGTGAAGGTCATGGCGGGGATAGGTCAGAAGGTCGCGAGCAATTCAGGGGCTGGCATGAGGAGCCGGAAAAGCAAGGGgggtgggacagagagagagaacatcaGGATTGGAGGAGTCCGGAAGGAGAGCGGGATCGAGAAAGAGAGCGAGGAAGGGAAGGTGAAGAACGTAGTAGGCGTTTGTTTGGGAGCAAAGACAGAGAGCCGGGGACTCGAGAGAGAAGCACACGCTGGGACAGGGACGATAGACTCGATCGATTGGGTCCCACCAGCGAAGAGCCCAATGAGAGGCTTCGAGACGGTGCAGCAACAACCAACGAACCCAATGCAAACTCAACTAAAGAACTTCCTAAAGCCAAGCCGGATGCTCCGAAAACTTCCACTGAAGCCACAGCACACTCTAAAGCCTCAGAACCGATAACAGAGGACAAACCTGCCGAACAGACGCATACAGAAGAGTCATAG